A stretch of DNA from Pseudonocardia hierapolitana:
AGCCGGAACCGGGCTCGCGCTTGTTGCAGGCCGCGGCGTGGTCGCGGAGGTAGGGGCAGCGGGTGCGCTGCAGGAGGTTGCCGCCGACCGTCGCCATGTTGCGCAGCTGGCCCGACGCGCCTGCGAGCAGTGACTCGGCGAGCACCGGGTACCGCGAACGCACCCGCCGATCGGCGGCGAGCCGGCTGTTGCGCACCATCGCGCCGATCCGCAGGCCACCACTTTCCTGCAGCTCGTCCACCCCGGCCAGGGGCAGCGCGGTGACGTCGACGAGCGTCTCGGGCCGCTCGACGTCGTCGCGCATGAGGTCCACGAGGTTGGTGCCGCCGCCCAGCGGCCGCGCCCCCGCCGCGACGGCGCCCAGCGCGGTGGGCAGGTCGGGCGCACTGACGTACCCGAACGCTCTCACTGCGACATCTCCTCCGCGACCGACTGGACCGCTCCGACGATGCCCTCGTACGCGCCGCAGCGGCACAGGTTGCCGCTCATCCGCTCCTTGATCTCCGCCTCGGTCAGCGCGATCTCGTCGTCGGTGAGGTGCGGCGTGACCACGCTGGGCATGCCGGCGCGGTGCTCGGCGAGCATCCCCAGCGCCGAGCAGATCTGGCCCGACGTGCAGAAGCCGCACTGGAAGCCGTCCTCCCGCACGAACGCCTCCTGCAGCGGATGCAGGTGATCGGGCTGCCCGACTCCCTCGATCGTGGTGATCTCGCGCTCGGCGTACTGCACGGCGAGCGCGAGGCAGGCGACGATCCGCTCGCCGTCGACGAGCACGGTGCAGGCACCGCACGCACCCTGGTTGCAGCCCTTCTTCGTGCCGGTCAGGCCCAGGTGTTCGCGCAGGGCGTCGAGCAGGCTGACCCGGGGATCGAGCTCCAGGAGCTCCGTGGATCCGTTCACGCGCAGCTTCACGGGGGTCACGCCGCCACCCTAAGGCAACAGCGTTGCCCTAACAAGTCAACACTGTTGCCCTATCTCCGGGTTAGGGTCGTCGCGATGAGTACGAAAGCCGGCTTCCTGCGCGCCCGGCGGCCCGAGCAGAAGCAGCAGCGCTACGCCGCGATCCTCGACGCCGCGCGCGAGCTCGCACTGCACGACGGCGTCGGCGCGGTCAGCCTCGCCGACATCGCGGCGGAGGTCGGCATGCACAAGTCGGCACTGCTCAAGTACTTCGAGACGCGCGAGGAGATCTTCCTGCGGCTCGCCGAGACGGAGTTCGGGGAATGGGCCGCCGGTGCGCTCGCCGCGCTGGCGACAGCGGGCCCCGACCCCCGGGAGGTGGCCGACGCGCTGGCGGGCTCGGTGGCCGACCGGCCGCTGTTCTGCCAGCTCCTGCTCTACACGCCGCTCACGCTGGAGCGCAACGTCTCCCTGGACGTCGTCCGCGTGTTCAAGCTGGCGATCAAGGGATCGATGGAGGACGTGATGCCCGCGCTGCAGCGGGCGCTCCCGGCGCTCGACGCGGACGCCTGCTTCGAGCTGTTCATGATGACGGGAATGGTGGCGGCCGGGCTGTGGCAGGCGGCGCATCCTTCACCGCAGGTGGTGGCGCTGCATGCCGAGGACCCCGGCGCGGCCCCCTACCCCGACTTCAGGGCCTCGCTCGTCCGGTTCGTCTGGACCTACCTCGCCGGCCTGCTGGCGCGCTGACGCCTCAGGCCTCGAACATCGGGGCGGGCGAGCGGTGCCATCGGTCGTCGCGGCTCAGGGCACAGACGGCGAGCACCCGGACGGTGAGCCAGTCGGCGCGGTGCCAGCACTCCCCCACCGCGGCCCGCAGCCGGGCGGCGTCCGTGCCGGCCTGGTCGAGCAGACCCTTCGCGTAACCGGCGAGGAGCACGGCACCCGCGGCCGCGGCCGCGCCTTCCACACCGAGCAGCAGGATGTCGCGCACACCCGCCGCGTGCTGGTCGACGGCGGCCAGCAACGCGGGCACGGCCGCGGCGGCGGCGAGCCCCGCTTCACCCAACTGTTCCATCAGGCCTGCCAGCCAACGCTGTGCGTGATGGTCGGCGACGTGGTCGAACAAACCTGCCACGACAGAGGAGGGTATCTCCCCTGATCGGGCGCAGGAACGCGCCCGTGACCAACCACGCAGTGACCGTCGCTCCGAGAGCGGTCAGAGCCAGATACCCGGCCCGCCGAACGGTCCCCGTGCCTCGCGGTTGGCATCGTGTTCGCTGGGCTCCACGGCGTCGGCCGTGCGCAGCAGCCACCAGACCGAGCCGAACGCCGCGACCACGACCACGGCGAACACCGACCCGGTGAGTGCCACGAGCCCCAGCACGATCGAGATCATCGCCCACTCCGGCACCGTCGTCTCACCGGGGCGGGCAGACGGATCTTCACCGGCGTCGTGCCGGCGCACGGCTTCGGCGAGCTGCTGGTCGTCGTCAGCGGTCCACTCCATGCCGCTCACCTCCCTGGTCGGGGGTACCCGCAACGACCTACCAGCCATGCGGCCGCTGCGCATCCGGCAACCGGGCGAGTAACCCGGAAGTGTGAACGAAAATCCGCTGCTGGTGCCACTTTCGGGTTCGTGATCATGGTGTGCGGCCCGCTCGGCGCCGGCTGCGGGAAGCCGCTCAAGCACGGACGCAACGACCTACAACTGGATCACTAGGCGAGCGCGCCACGCGCGTCGAGATGTCCGGCGAGCGAGGCGGCGGCCGTCTGCAGCATCGGCACGATCCGCTCGACGGCCGCCCACGTCACTCGGGTGTCGGGTCCGGAGACCGAGAGCGCGGTGGACGCCGGGCCACCCGGCACCGCGACGGCCACGCAGCGCACGCCCAGCTCCTGCTCGGCATCGTCGACGGCGTAGCCCTGGGCGCGGATGCGCTCCAGCTCGCGCTCCAGCCGGTCCGGGTCGGTGATGGTGTGCGGGGTCTGGGCCGCCATGCCGGTGCGGGCGACCATCGCGCGGACCTCCGCGGGAGGCAACTGGGCCAGCAGCACCTTGCCCACCCCGGTGCAGTGCACCGGCACCCGCCTGCCGACCTCGGTGAACATGCGCATCGAGTGCCGCGACGGAACCTGCGCCACGTAGACCACCGCGTCACCGTCGAGCATCGCGAGGTTGGCCGTCTCACCCACCTGGTCGACGAGCTCGGCGAGCTGCGGGCGCGCCCACTCCCCGAGCATCCGCGACGCGGCGTCGCCCAGCCCGATCAGGCGCGGGCCCAGGGCGTACCGGCGGGACGGGAGCTGGCGGACGTACCCGGACGCCACCAGCGTGCGGACGATGCGGTGGATGGTCGGCAGCGGCAGCCCGGACCGGGCGGCCAGCTCCGACAGCGCCACCGCGCCTCCGGCGTCGGCCATGTGCTCGAGCAGGGCGAACGCGCGGTCGAGGGACTGCACGCCGCCGCTGCGGTCCGGCTGGGTGGCTGCGCCCACCGTGCTCCTCCTGCGAGATCCTGGCCCTCCAGGTTAAGCGGTGACCATCACTCCCCGGTCCAGGCGGCACGCTCCTTGCGGGCGAATGCCGCGACGGCCGACGCGAAGTCCGCGCTCCCGTACACGCGCGCGACGATGTCGTCGCCGTCCGGGAGGCCGGCCCGCCGCAACCGCGCGAGCGTCTGCTTGGTGGCCCACATCGACAGCGGCGCGTGCGAGGCGAGCGTCGCGACCGTCTCCGCGAGCGTCGCATCGAGCTCGGCCGTGTCCTCCACGAGCTGGGTGACGAACCCGGCGGCGTGCGCCTCCGCCGCGTCGAGCAGGCGGGCGCGCAGCAGCACGTCCATGGCCCGGGCCCGGCCCAGGTTCGCCACCAACAGCGCGGTCGTGTCCATCGACAGGCAGTTGCCCAGCGTCCGCGCGATCGGCACCCCGAACCGGGACACACCGGTGGCGATCCGCAGGTCGCAGGCCGCCGCGAGGGCCAGCCCGCCGCCGATGCAGTAGCCGTCCACCGCCGCGACGGTGGGCACCGCGGTGTCCTCCAGCCGCCGCAGCACCCGGGTCATCCGCTCCTCGTACTCGACGCCCGCCGCACCGTCGAAGCCCGTGAACTGGGCGATGTCGGTGCCGGAGACGAACGCCTTCCCACCGGCGCCACGCAGCACCAGCACCCGGATGTCCGGGTCGGCATCGGCCTTCTCGCAGGCGTCGTGCACGCCCTCGTACATCGCGAACGTCAGTGCGTTGTGGGCCTCGGGGCGGTTGAACGTCACCTGCAGGACAGGGCCGTCCTGCTCGACGAGGAGATCGGTCATGCCCTACAGCCAACCGGGCAACACCAGCACGAGCCATGTGACGAGCGGCGCAACGACCACCATCGACATGCCCCACTGGAGCAACCGCTTGTAGACGTAGTCGCGGTGGTCCTCCGGCGAGTTCGCAACGGTGAGGGCGCCCGAGGTCGAGTACGGGCTCGAGTCGACCACCGACGAGGAGATCGCGAACGCCGTGATGACACCGACCACGCCGAGCTGCCCGCCGAGCAGCAACGGCACCGCGAGCGGGATCAGCGCGGTGAGGATGCCGGTGGTGGACGCGAACGCCGAGACGACGGCACCGATGTAGCAGAGCAACAGTGCGGAGAGCAGCGGGATGCCGAGCGCCGCCACGCCATCACCGAGCCACTCGATGGTGCCGTTCTCCTCCATCAGGCTGACGTAGGTGGCGACACCGCAGACCAGCAGCACGGTCGGCCAGGCGACCTGGGCGACGGCTCCCTTGTAGGCCGTGGGCGAGAGGAGCGAGAGCAGCACGGCCGCGGTGACGGCGAGCAGGCCGACGTCGAGCTGGAACGCCAGTGCTCCCACCGCCAGGGCGAGGAGCACCACCAGCGTGAGCGACCGGTTGAGGTCGAGCGTGGTGACCGGCCGGCGCTCGCCCTCGGTGAACCCGGCTCCGGTGGCGCCCGTGGTCGCGCCGTTGGCCTTGGCCGCGCCGGGCCCGCCTCCCGGTGCGACCTCGGGCCCGCCGACCGGCGCGGGCTCCTCGGCGACGCGGCCGATGAGTTCCCGCCCGCCGAACAGGAAGAACATGACGACGTTGAGCAACGTGTTGAACACGAGGCTGCCGAGGAAGAGGATCAGCGGGCTCCCGGGCAAACCGGCACCCGCCACCACGTCGTTGGTGATCCCACCGAAGATGCTGATCGGCGAGAAGCCGCCCGCCGTCGCCCCGTTGATGATCGACAGACCCATGAGCACCGGGTTGATCCGGTGCTGCACCGCGAGGCTGAGCCCGACGGGCGCGATGATCGCGACCGCGGCCGGAACCACCGATCCGAACGCGGTGAGCAGGGCGGTGACCGCGAACATGATCCACGGGATGAGCACGATCCGGCCGCGCACCCCGCGCACCGCCCGGTCGACCAGCCAGTCGATCGTGCCGTTGGCACGGGCGATCGCGAACAGGAACGTGACGCCGACCAGCGTCACGAACAAACCGCCGGGGAACCCGGCGACGACCCCGTCGGCGACGTCGTCCGGCGGGCCCTCCAACACGATCGTTCCGACGATGAACGCCGCGACCAGGGCGATCGCTCCGAGGTTGATCGGCAGCGTCGTGGCGATCACGAACGCGACCACCAGCAGGAGAATCGAAATCAGGTGGATGGACATGCGCACTTCCTCACGGCAGCGTTGTCGGAGGGCGTTCCGCATCGCGGAAGTCTGATTCCGGGTGGAGTATGGTTCGGGTCACTCGGAGCGTCAACCCTCCCGACTGCGACGACGTTCGGGCAAGACGACATGGAGGTCCGCGTGCACATCACCGGAGGGCGTCACTT
This window harbors:
- a CDS encoding IclR family transcriptional regulator — translated: MGAATQPDRSGGVQSLDRAFALLEHMADAGGAVALSELAARSGLPLPTIHRIVRTLVASGYVRQLPSRRYALGPRLIGLGDAASRMLGEWARPQLAELVDQVGETANLAMLDGDAVVYVAQVPSRHSMRMFTEVGRRVPVHCTGVGKVLLAQLPPAEVRAMVARTGMAAQTPHTITDPDRLERELERIRAQGYAVDDAEQELGVRCVAVAVPGGPASTALSVSGPDTRVTWAAVERIVPMLQTAAASLAGHLDARGALA
- a CDS encoding TetR/AcrR family transcriptional regulator produces the protein MSTKAGFLRARRPEQKQQRYAAILDAARELALHDGVGAVSLADIAAEVGMHKSALLKYFETREEIFLRLAETEFGEWAAGALAALATAGPDPREVADALAGSVADRPLFCQLLLYTPLTLERNVSLDVVRVFKLAIKGSMEDVMPALQRALPALDADACFELFMMTGMVAAGLWQAAHPSPQVVALHAEDPGAAPYPDFRASLVRFVWTYLAGLLAR
- a CDS encoding DUF6401 family natural product biosynthesis protein, encoding MAGLFDHVADHHAQRWLAGLMEQLGEAGLAAAAAVPALLAAVDQHAAGVRDILLLGVEGAAAAAGAVLLAGYAKGLLDQAGTDAARLRAAVGECWHRADWLTVRVLAVCALSRDDRWHRSPAPMFEA
- a CDS encoding SLC13 family permease, with amino-acid sequence MSIHLISILLLVVAFVIATTLPINLGAIALVAAFIVGTIVLEGPPDDVADGVVAGFPGGLFVTLVGVTFLFAIARANGTIDWLVDRAVRGVRGRIVLIPWIMFAVTALLTAFGSVVPAAVAIIAPVGLSLAVQHRINPVLMGLSIINGATAGGFSPISIFGGITNDVVAGAGLPGSPLILFLGSLVFNTLLNVVMFFLFGGRELIGRVAEEPAPVGGPEVAPGGGPGAAKANGATTGATGAGFTEGERRPVTTLDLNRSLTLVVLLALAVGALAFQLDVGLLAVTAAVLLSLLSPTAYKGAVAQVAWPTVLLVCGVATYVSLMEENGTIEWLGDGVAALGIPLLSALLLCYIGAVVSAFASTTGILTALIPLAVPLLLGGQLGVVGVITAFAISSSVVDSSPYSTSGALTVANSPEDHRDYVYKRLLQWGMSMVVVAPLVTWLVLVLPGWL
- a CDS encoding 2Fe-2S iron-sulfur cluster-binding protein; amino-acid sequence: MTPVKLRVNGSTELLELDPRVSLLDALREHLGLTGTKKGCNQGACGACTVLVDGERIVACLALAVQYAEREITTIEGVGQPDHLHPLQEAFVREDGFQCGFCTSGQICSALGMLAEHRAGMPSVVTPHLTDDEIALTEAEIKERMSGNLCRCGAYEGIVGAVQSVAEEMSQ
- a CDS encoding enoyl-CoA hydratase encodes the protein MTDLLVEQDGPVLQVTFNRPEAHNALTFAMYEGVHDACEKADADPDIRVLVLRGAGGKAFVSGTDIAQFTGFDGAAGVEYEERMTRVLRRLEDTAVPTVAAVDGYCIGGGLALAAACDLRIATGVSRFGVPIARTLGNCLSMDTTALLVANLGRARAMDVLLRARLLDAAEAHAAGFVTQLVEDTAELDATLAETVATLASHAPLSMWATKQTLARLRRAGLPDGDDIVARVYGSADFASAVAAFARKERAAWTGE